The proteins below come from a single Benincasa hispida cultivar B227 chromosome 4, ASM972705v1, whole genome shotgun sequence genomic window:
- the LOC120076517 gene encoding beta-glucosidase 40, whose product MVAGGRDATVGVGVAVLMVVLGIQICSAQITRSRFPTGFVFGTASSAFQYEGAVKEDGRGPTIWDTFSHSFGKVLDFSNADVAVDQYHRYPEDIKLMKDMGMDAYRFSIAWSRIFPNGSGEINQAGVDHYNNFINALLANGIEPYVTLYHWDLPQALEDKYTGWLSPQIINDFAVFAETCFQKFGDRVKHWITFNEPHTFATQGYDVGLQAPGRCSILHHLTCRNGNSLTEPYIVGHNILLSHAAVSDIYRRKYKRTQKGVIGISLDVIWFEPGSNSTEDIEATQRAQEFQLGWFLNPLIFGDYPTSMKSRVGGRLPTFSQPQAALVKGSQDFVGINHYTTFYAYHNRTNLLGVVLNDTIADSGAFTVPFKGLKTIAERASSIWLYIVPRGMRSLMNYIKNNYGNPLVIITENGMDDPNDPLKPLKEALKDEKRIRYHNGYLTNLLAAIKEDGCNVKGYFVWSLLDNWEWSAGFSSRFGLYFVDYKDKLKRYPKDSVQWFKNFLAS is encoded by the exons ATGGTGGCCGGAGGAAGAGACGCCACCGTTGGCGTCGGCGTGGCGGTTTTAATGGTGGTCTTAGGGATTCAGATTTGCTCGGCGCAGATTACCAGAAGCCGTTTTCCCACTGGATTTGTTTTCGGAACTGCTTCCTCTGCTTTTCAG TACGAAGGCGCTGTAAAGGAGGATGGAAGGGGACCCACAATTTGGGACACATTTTCTCATTcatttg GAAAGGTGCTTGATTTCAGTAATGCAGATGTTGCAGTGGACCAGTACCACCGGTATCCG GAAGACATTAAACTTATGAAGGATATGGGTATGGATGCCTACCGATTCTCCATTGCTTGGTCTCGGATCTTCCCAA ATGGAAGTGGAGAGATCAATCAAGCTGGAGTTGATCATTACAACAATTTCATCAATGCTTTGTTAGCCAATG GAATTGAACCCTATGTCACTCTCTATCACTGGGACCTTCCTCAAGCCCTAGAAGACAAATACACCGGCTGGCTCAGCCCCCAAATCAT AAACGATTTCGCTGTTTTCGCCGAGACGTGCTTTCAGAAGTTCGGCGATCGAGTAAAGCATTGGATTACTTTCAACGAACCCCATACCTTCGCTACACAGGGCTACGATGTCGGTCTCCAGGCGCCGGGGCGCTGCTCCATTCTTCATCATCTTACTTGTCGGAATGGCAATTCTCTAACTGAGCCTTACATTGTTGGCCACAATATTCTCCTCTCTCATGCCGCCGTCTCCGATATTTACAGAAGAAAGTACAAG AGGACACAGAAGGGAGTGATTGGGATCTCGCTTGATGTTATCTGGTTCGAACCAGGTTCGAATTCCACTGAAGACATTGAAGCAACTCAAAGAGCTCAAGAGTTTCAGCTTGGATG GTTTCTCAACCCGTTGATCTTTGGAGATTATCCAACCTCCATGAAAAGCAGAGTTGGGGGCCGGCTACCGACGTTCTCGCAGCCGCAGGCAGCTTTGGTGAAAGGGTCTCAGGATTTTGTTGGTATAAATCACTACACCACATTTTATGCTTATCACAACCGCACAAACCTTCTTGGGGTTGTCCTGAATGATACCATTGCTGATTCTGGTGCCTTCACCGTTC caTTCAAAGGCCTGAAAACCATTGCAGAAAGG GCAAGTTCTATATGGTTATACATAGTTCCTCGTGGGATGCGAAGTTTGATGAATTACATCAAGAACAACTATGGAAACCCACTAGTGATCATCACTGAAAATG GGATGGACGACCCAAATGATCCACTGAAACCACTTAAAGAAGCATTGAAGGATGAGAAGAGGATCAGATACCACAATGGGTACTTAACAAACCTGTTGGCCGCCATCAA GGAAGATGGTTGCAATGTGAAAGGGTATTTCGTGTGGTCTTTGTTGGATAATTGGGAGTGGTCAGCTGGTTTCTCTTCAAGGTTTGGCCTTTACTTTGTTGATTACAAGGATAAGCTGAAGAGATACCCCAAGGACTCGGTTCAATGGTTCAAGAATTTCTTGGCTTCTTAG
- the LOC120075018 gene encoding UDP-glucose 6-dehydrogenase 1, giving the protein MVKICCIGAGYVGGPTMAVIAFKCPSIEVTVVDISVSRIDAWNSEQLPIYEPGLEDVVKQCRGKNLFFSCDVEKHVGEADIVFVSVNTPTKTQGLGAGKAADLTYWESAARMIADVSKSDKIVVEKSTVPVKTAEAIEKILTHNSKGINFQILSNPEFLAEGTAVRDLFNPDRVLIGGRETPEGFKAIEELRDVYAHWVPVERILCTNLWSAELSKLAANAFLAQRISSVNAISALCETTGADITEVSHSVGMDSRIGPKFLNASAGFGGSCFQKDILNLVYICECNGLPEVANYWKHVIKINDYQKSRFVNRVVSSMFNTVSGKKIAILGFAFKKDTGDTRETPAIDVCKGLLGDKAKLSIYDPQVSADHIERDLSMEKFNWDHSVHLQPMSPTAIKQISVEWDAYEATKDAHGVCFLTEWDEFKKLDFQRIYDNMQKPAFVFDGRNIVDAVKLRHIGFIVYSVGKPLDPWLKDLPAIA; this is encoded by the coding sequence ATGGTGAAGATCTGTTGCATTGGGGCTGGCTATGTCGGTGGCCCGACAATGGCGGTGATTGCTTTTAAGTGTCCCTCCATAGAGGTAACTGTCGTCGATATTTCGGTGTCGAGGATCGATGCTTGGAATAGCGAACAGCTACCGATATACGAGCCAGGCCTTGAAGATGTGGTGAAACAATGTAGAGGGAAGAATCTATTTTTTAGCTGTGATGTTGAGAAACATGTTGGTGAGGCTGATATAGTCTTTGTTTCTGTTAATACACCAACTAAAACTCAGGGCCTTGGAGCTGGCAAAGCAGCCGATCTTACATACTGGGAAAGTGCTGCTCGGATGATTGCCGATGTTTCAAAATCGGATAAGATTGTGGTTGAAAAATCTACTGTCCCTGTGAAGACAGCTGAGGCCATTGAAAAGATACTGACTCACAACAGCAAAGGGATCAACTTCCAAATACTCTCAAACCCTGAGTTTCTTGCTGAGGGAACCGCTGTTCGTGACCTTTTTAATCCCGACCGGGTTCTTATCGGTGGACGGGAAACTCCAGAGGGATTTAAGGCGATAGAGGAACTCAGAGATGTGTATGCTCATTGGGTGCCCGTTGAGAGAATTCTTTGTACTAATCTATGGTCTGCTGAGTTATCAAAACTAGCTGCCAATGCCTTTTTAGCTCAAAGGATCTCTTCAGTCAATGCCATTTCCGCTCTCTGTGAGACAACCGGCGCAGATATAACTGAAGTATCACACTCGGTTGGTATGGATTCAAGAATCGGCCCGAAGTTCTTGAATGCTAGTGCAGGTTTTGGCGGTTCTTGTTTCCAGAaagacattttaaatttggtgtACATCTGTGAATGCAATGGCCTTCCAGAGGTAGCAAACTACTGGAAACATGTCATCAAAATAAACGACTACCAGAAGTCCCGATTTGTCAATCGAGTTGTTTCATCCATGTTCAACACTGTCTCAGGCAAGAAGATCGCCATCCTTGGATTTGCGTTCAAGAAAGACACCGGTGACACAAGAGAGACACCAGCCATTGATGTGTGCAAAGGTTTGTTAGGCGACAAAGCGAAGCTAAGCATATATGATCCACAAGTTTCTGCTGACCACATCGAAAGAGACCTTTCAATGGAGAAGTTCAATTGGGATCACTCGGTTCATCTTCAGCCGATGAGCCCGACCGCTATAAAACAAATAAGCGTCGAATGGGATGCTTATGAAGCAACAAAAGATGCTCATGGAGTCTGCTTTCTAACCGAATGGGACGAGTTCAAGAAGCTTGATTTCCAGAGGATCTACGACAATATGCAAAAGCCTGCGTTCGTATTCGACGGTCGGAACATTGTCGATGCCGTGAAGCTGAGACACATTGGTTTCATTGTTTACTCTGTGGGGAAGCCATTGGATCCATGGCTCAAGGACCTGCCTGCTATTGCTTGA